A genomic region of Bradyrhizobium sp. ORS 278 contains the following coding sequences:
- a CDS encoding amidase produces the protein MKLQDFLQRDATALAEAVRAGETTAAELLQLAMQQSERVQPRTNAICTMMEREARAQLARPATGPFTGVPFLIKDCAQDYAGLPTAYGSKALSGRVATEHASVVRRYLAAGLVIFGKTNLPELALKGVSDSRAFGRVNNPWNAAHTPGGSSGGAAAAVASGVVPMAAGNDGGGSIRIPAACCGLFGLKPSRGLVSSGPGFGEYWFGASCEGVLSRSVRDTAAALDVISGAEPGDPFLVAEPGVVFANAVTRDPPRLRIGVTTASPIGTEVHAEAKLAVETTVKLLRGLGHEVEEAAPEIDGAALATSFLHIYFGQVAAFVAEARANGARGDQFELLTRVLATLGSAISAGALTTQLLKWNEFARALARFHARYDLLLTPTLAHPPIRHGQGDPSTAEQTLLDMLDRIGLLGLLTRWGALDGMIDKIARDSLQYVPFTQLANLTGTPAMSVPLHWTADGLPLGVQFTGRLGDEARLLQLARQLEQAQPWFDRLPDWVRSD, from the coding sequence GTGAAGCTCCAGGACTTTCTGCAGCGCGACGCGACCGCGCTGGCCGAAGCCGTACGCGCCGGCGAGACGACCGCTGCCGAGCTGCTCCAGCTTGCGATGCAGCAGAGCGAGCGCGTCCAGCCGCGCACCAACGCCATCTGCACGATGATGGAGCGCGAGGCGCGCGCGCAGCTGGCCAGGCCAGCGACCGGGCCTTTCACCGGCGTGCCGTTTCTGATCAAGGACTGCGCGCAGGACTATGCTGGCCTGCCGACGGCCTATGGCAGCAAGGCGCTGTCCGGCCGCGTGGCAACCGAGCATGCCTCCGTGGTCCGGCGCTACCTCGCGGCCGGTCTCGTGATCTTCGGCAAGACCAACCTCCCGGAGCTCGCGCTCAAGGGCGTCTCCGACTCGCGCGCTTTCGGGCGCGTCAACAATCCCTGGAATGCGGCGCATACGCCCGGCGGCTCCAGCGGCGGTGCGGCGGCAGCGGTCGCCTCGGGCGTCGTGCCGATGGCCGCTGGCAATGACGGCGGCGGATCGATCCGCATTCCCGCCGCCTGCTGCGGTCTGTTCGGGCTGAAGCCGTCGCGCGGGCTGGTGTCGTCCGGGCCGGGCTTCGGCGAATACTGGTTCGGCGCCTCCTGCGAAGGCGTGCTCTCGCGCAGCGTCCGCGACACCGCGGCAGCGCTCGACGTGATCTCGGGCGCCGAGCCCGGCGATCCCTTTCTCGTCGCGGAGCCCGGCGTGGTGTTCGCGAATGCCGTCACACGCGATCCGCCGCGCCTGCGCATCGGGGTCACGACGGCATCGCCGATCGGCACCGAGGTGCACGCCGAGGCGAAGCTCGCGGTCGAGACCACCGTGAAGCTGTTGCGTGGACTCGGCCATGAGGTCGAGGAGGCCGCGCCCGAGATCGACGGCGCCGCGCTCGCGACCTCGTTCCTGCACATCTATTTCGGCCAGGTCGCCGCCTTCGTGGCCGAGGCTCGCGCCAACGGTGCGCGTGGCGACCAGTTCGAGCTGCTGACCCGCGTGCTGGCGACGCTCGGCAGCGCGATCTCGGCCGGCGCGCTGACGACGCAACTGCTCAAATGGAATGAGTTTGCCCGCGCGCTCGCGCGCTTCCATGCCCGCTACGACCTGCTGCTGACCCCGACGCTCGCGCATCCGCCGATCCGCCACGGCCAGGGCGATCCCTCGACCGCCGAGCAGACCCTGCTCGACATGCTCGACCGCATCGGGCTGCTCGGGCTGTTGACGCGCTGGGGCGCGCTGGACGGCATGATCGACAAGATCGCCCGCGACAGCCTGCAATATGTGCCGTTCACCCAGCTTGCCAATCTCACGGGAACGCCGGCGATGAGCGTGCCGCTGCACTGGACCGCAGACGGCCTGCCGCTCGGCGTGCAGTTCACCGGCCGGCTCGGCGACGAGGCGCGGCTTCTGCAGCTCGCCCGCCAGCTCGAGCAGGCGCAGCCCTGGTTCGACCGGTTGCCGGACTGGGTGCGATCGGACTAA
- a CDS encoding ATP-dependent helicase produces the protein MTEPNRVSRIPAPDHQPVAGGIAARARAAASGGARYLAGLNPEQRDAVETLDGPVLVLAGAGTGKTRVLTTRIAHILSMGRARPGEILSVTFTNKAAREMKTRLAEMLGQAVEGMPWLGTFHSIAGRILRSHAELVQLKSNFTVLDVDDQIRLLKQLLQAENIDDKRWPARMLANLIDGWKNRGLAPAQVPSGEAAVFANGKGGKLYASYQERLKILNAADFGDLLLENIRLFRENPDVLRQYQGRFKFILVDEYQDTNVAQYLWLRLLSQAPSSSRAVTPSSVIPGRLEEASPESRAEDPQLRDSGFAPDGALRNDDAAQSAPAPKNICCVGDDDQSIYGWRGAEVDNILRFEHDFPGAKVIRLERNYRSTGHILAAASHLITHNEGRLGKTLHTEDVEGEKVTVTGAWDSEEEARGIGEEIEELQRKGEHLNDIAILVRASYQMREFEDRFVTLGLPYRVIGGPRFYERAEIRDALAYLRVINSPADDLAFERIVNVPKRGLGDATVQLLHDHARKRRIPLFEAARAVAETDELKPKARGSLRGLILQFERWRAQREVTPHTELAEIVLDESGYTEMWQKDRSADAAGRLDNLKELIRSMEEFENLHGFLEHISLVMDREGGADEEAVSLMTLHSAKGLEFDNVFLPGWEEGLFPSQRTLDEQGRAGLEEERRLAHVGLTRARRRAKIYFATNRRIHGTWTTTIPSRFLDELPAASVEITESKGGSGWGGAGGYGPSRFDNVESFGSSYSTPGWQRAQARRPGGARGSSEGGFQEEQSPFSGRDPFGGGFNGNFGRNKRGPLTIEGELVAKSTGTTSEFSVDDRVFHQKFGYGNVIKVDGNKLTISFDKAGEKHVVDSFVQRA, from the coding sequence ATGACCGAGCCCAATCGCGTGAGCCGTATTCCTGCGCCTGACCACCAGCCCGTCGCCGGCGGTATCGCTGCGCGCGCCCGTGCAGCCGCGAGTGGCGGTGCGCGTTACCTCGCGGGCCTCAATCCGGAGCAGCGCGACGCGGTCGAGACGCTCGACGGCCCTGTGCTGGTGCTGGCCGGCGCAGGCACAGGCAAGACCCGCGTGCTGACGACGCGCATCGCGCACATATTGAGCATGGGCCGCGCGCGTCCCGGCGAGATCCTGTCGGTGACCTTCACCAACAAGGCCGCGCGCGAGATGAAGACGCGCCTCGCCGAGATGCTCGGCCAGGCGGTGGAGGGCATGCCATGGCTCGGCACCTTCCACTCCATCGCCGGCCGCATCCTGCGCAGCCATGCCGAACTGGTGCAGCTGAAATCCAACTTCACCGTGCTCGATGTCGACGACCAGATCCGCCTGCTCAAGCAACTGCTGCAGGCCGAGAATATCGACGACAAGCGCTGGCCGGCGCGCATGCTCGCCAATCTGATCGACGGCTGGAAGAATCGCGGCCTGGCGCCGGCGCAGGTGCCGTCGGGCGAAGCCGCCGTTTTTGCCAACGGCAAGGGCGGCAAGCTCTATGCGAGCTACCAGGAGCGGCTGAAGATTCTCAACGCCGCCGATTTCGGCGACCTGCTGCTCGAGAACATCCGGCTGTTTCGCGAGAACCCGGACGTGCTCCGGCAATATCAGGGCCGCTTCAAGTTCATCCTGGTCGACGAGTATCAGGACACCAACGTCGCGCAATATCTGTGGCTGCGGCTGCTGTCGCAGGCGCCGAGCTCGTCGCGCGCCGTCACGCCATCCTCCGTCATTCCGGGGCGGCTCGAAGAGGCGAGCCCGGAATCTCGAGCTGAGGACCCACAACTGCGGGATTCCGGGTTCGCACCTGACGGTGCGCTCCGGAATGACGACGCGGCACAGAGCGCGCCTGCGCCCAAGAACATCTGCTGCGTCGGCGATGACGATCAGTCGATCTATGGCTGGCGCGGCGCCGAGGTCGACAACATCCTGCGCTTCGAGCACGACTTTCCGGGCGCCAAGGTGATCCGTCTCGAGCGCAACTATCGCTCGACCGGCCACATCCTCGCGGCCGCCTCGCACCTCATCACCCATAACGAAGGCCGGCTCGGCAAGACGCTGCACACCGAGGACGTCGAGGGCGAGAAGGTCACCGTCACCGGCGCCTGGGACTCGGAAGAGGAGGCGCGCGGCATTGGCGAGGAGATCGAGGAGCTGCAGCGCAAGGGCGAGCATCTCAACGACATCGCGATCCTGGTGCGCGCCTCCTACCAGATGCGCGAGTTCGAGGACCGCTTCGTCACGCTCGGCCTGCCCTACCGCGTCATCGGCGGTCCGCGCTTCTACGAGCGCGCCGAGATCCGCGATGCGCTCGCATATCTGCGCGTCATCAACTCGCCGGCCGACGACCTCGCCTTCGAGCGCATCGTCAACGTGCCGAAGCGCGGGCTCGGCGATGCCACCGTGCAGCTGCTGCACGACCATGCCCGCAAGCGTCGCATCCCGTTGTTCGAGGCGGCGCGCGCGGTCGCCGAAACTGATGAGCTCAAGCCGAAGGCGCGCGGCTCGCTGCGCGGGCTGATCCTGCAGTTCGAGCGCTGGCGCGCGCAGCGCGAGGTGACGCCGCACACCGAGCTCGCCGAGATCGTGCTCGACGAGAGCGGCTACACCGAGATGTGGCAGAAGGACCGCTCGGCCGATGCCGCCGGACGTCTCGACAACCTGAAAGAGCTCATCCGCTCGATGGAGGAGTTCGAGAATCTGCACGGCTTCCTCGAGCACATCTCGCTGGTGATGGACCGCGAGGGCGGCGCCGACGAGGAGGCGGTGTCGCTGATGACCCTGCACTCGGCGAAGGGCTTAGAGTTCGACAACGTCTTCCTGCCCGGCTGGGAGGAAGGCCTGTTTCCGAGCCAACGCACCCTCGACGAGCAGGGCCGCGCCGGCCTGGAAGAAGAGCGTCGCCTTGCCCATGTCGGCCTGACGCGCGCGCGGCGGCGCGCCAAGATCTATTTTGCCACCAATCGCCGCATCCACGGCACCTGGACCACGACCATCCCCTCGCGCTTCCTCGACGAACTGCCGGCCGCGAGCGTCGAGATCACCGAATCCAAGGGCGGCTCGGGCTGGGGCGGCGCCGGCGGCTATGGCCCATCGCGTTTCGACAATGTCGAATCGTTCGGGTCGAGCTATTCGACGCCCGGCTGGCAGCGCGCGCAGGCGCGGCGTCCTGGTGGGGCTCGGGGCAGCTCAGAGGGTGGCTTCCAGGAGGAGCAATCACCGTTCTCGGGGCGCGATCCGTTCGGCGGCGGCTTCAACGGTAATTTCGGCCGCAACAAGCGCGGGCCGCTGACCATCGAAGGCGAGCTGGTGGCGAAATCCACCGGCACCACGTCGGAATTTTCGGTCGACGACCGCGTCTTTCACCAGAAGTTCGGCTATGGCAACGTCATCAAGGTCGACGGCAACAAGCTGACCATCAGCTTCGACAAGGCCGGCGAAAAGCACGTCGTCGACAGCTTCGTGCAGCGCGCGTGA
- a CDS encoding DUF1328 domain-containing protein has protein sequence MLGWVVTFLVIALIAGILGFGGVAGASIEIAKIIFFIAIVLFLVSAVVGLARGRTRV, from the coding sequence ATGTTAGGCTGGGTCGTTACCTTCCTGGTTATCGCATTGATCGCCGGCATTCTCGGCTTCGGCGGCGTCGCCGGTGCCTCCATCGAGATCGCCAAGATCATCTTCTTCATCGCCATCGTGCTGTTTCTGGTGTCGGCTGTCGTGGGCCTCGCCCGCGGCCGCACCCGCGTGTAG
- a CDS encoding Mpo1-like protein produces MNAMFRRQMVDYVEYHRDPRNGLMHVLGIILLFLGAVLPLSLWHFDAFGVRISLGAVLALPVLLYWLLLDAALGAGILAFAVVFLSVAMMIADHVHGLGLWALFAALVILGLVSQAVGHKFFERNNPSLLDHPAHLFLGPMFVMAKLYMALGFKPSVADLITPDWSPDRLASDRLQGDQHSRP; encoded by the coding sequence ATGAATGCCATGTTCAGACGCCAGATGGTCGACTACGTCGAATACCATCGCGATCCGCGCAACGGGCTGATGCATGTGCTCGGGATCATCCTGCTGTTCCTGGGCGCCGTGCTGCCGCTCAGCTTGTGGCATTTCGACGCGTTCGGCGTCCGGATCAGCCTGGGCGCGGTGCTGGCGCTGCCCGTGCTGCTGTATTGGCTGCTGCTCGATGCCGCGCTCGGCGCCGGCATTCTCGCTTTTGCCGTGGTGTTCCTTTCTGTGGCCATGATGATTGCCGATCACGTCCACGGTTTGGGCCTGTGGGCTCTGTTTGCCGCGCTCGTGATTCTCGGCCTCGTGTCGCAGGCCGTCGGACACAAGTTCTTCGAGCGCAACAATCCTTCTTTGCTGGATCATCCGGCACACCTCTTCCTTGGACCGATGTTTGTGATGGCGAAACTTTACATGGCGCTGGGATTCAAGCCGTCGGTGGCTGATCTCATCACGCCGGACTGGTCGCCGGATCGGCTTGCATCGGACCGTCTTCAAGGCGATCAGCACTCGCGTCCCTAA
- a CDS encoding OmpA family protein, translating into MRQTTTSLLWLIAASLPLASAPARAQEVTREDIVRQLSRFEAAPTIDLPALKQQTQERSKMRGRNEPPPSKRPPIAPELTSLPTFNVDIQFDVDTPIVRPESYQTVGRIADAMVYADLLPYTFLIVGHIEANGKRESNVILSQRRADAIRDILANTFKISVKRLQSVGLGEEQLLDPSKPTAPINQQIQIITVAKAVEEAAAPPPAAAPAAPSKQAPRKHRN; encoded by the coding sequence ATGCGGCAGACGACGACATCGCTGCTCTGGCTGATCGCCGCATCGCTGCCGCTGGCGAGCGCGCCGGCGCGCGCGCAAGAGGTGACGCGCGAGGACATCGTGCGCCAGCTCAGCCGGTTCGAGGCCGCGCCCACGATCGACCTTCCCGCGCTCAAGCAGCAGACACAGGAACGCTCTAAGATGCGCGGCCGCAACGAGCCGCCGCCCTCGAAGCGTCCGCCGATCGCGCCGGAGCTGACGAGCTTGCCGACCTTCAACGTCGACATCCAGTTCGATGTGGACACGCCGATCGTGCGCCCGGAATCCTACCAGACCGTGGGGCGCATTGCCGACGCGATGGTGTACGCTGATCTCCTGCCCTACACGTTCCTGATCGTCGGCCACATCGAAGCCAACGGCAAGCGCGAGTCGAACGTCATCCTGAGCCAGCGCCGCGCCGACGCGATCCGGGACATCCTGGCGAATACCTTCAAGATCTCGGTCAAGCGCCTGCAATCCGTCGGCCTGGGGGAGGAGCAATTGCTCGACCCGTCCAAGCCGACCGCGCCGATCAATCAGCAGATCCAGATCATCACGGTCGCAAAGGCCGTCGAGGAGGCCGCGGCACCGCCTCCGGCAGCGGCCCCCGCCGCGCCCAGCAAGCAGGCTCCACGCAAGCACCGCAATTGA
- a CDS encoding MBL fold metallo-hydrolase produces the protein MANTVLYDDGVHKNILLEDFSAGDLAVQANQHLIIHDRVGMLLDPGGHKVYSKVLGETFSELSGGRLQYLFLSHQDPDIVAAINGWLMTTDADAYISSLWTRFVPHFGFDHIVADRLKPIPDEGMVFDLAGSKLYALPAHFLHSEGNFQLYDPVSKILYSGDLGASIGVDYIVTRDFKAHTRFMEGFHRRYMVSNRVMKAWAQMVRPLDIEIIAPQHGALFPDAAMSRQFIEWCAGLECGIDLIAPLFKVPAG, from the coding sequence ATGGCCAATACCGTCCTCTATGATGACGGCGTTCATAAGAACATCCTGCTGGAGGATTTCAGCGCCGGCGACCTCGCGGTGCAGGCAAACCAGCATCTCATCATCCACGACCGCGTCGGCATGCTGCTCGATCCCGGCGGCCACAAGGTCTATTCCAAGGTGCTCGGCGAGACCTTCAGCGAGCTCTCGGGTGGGCGATTGCAATATCTGTTCCTGTCGCACCAGGACCCCGACATCGTCGCGGCCATCAACGGCTGGCTGATGACGACCGATGCCGACGCCTACATCTCGTCGCTATGGACCCGCTTCGTGCCGCATTTCGGTTTCGATCACATCGTCGCGGACCGGCTGAAGCCGATCCCCGATGAGGGCATGGTGTTCGATCTCGCCGGCAGCAAGCTCTACGCGCTGCCCGCGCATTTCCTGCACAGCGAGGGCAACTTTCAGCTCTACGATCCCGTCTCGAAAATCCTCTATAGCGGCGATCTCGGCGCCTCGATCGGCGTCGACTACATCGTCACGCGCGACTTCAAGGCGCATACGCGCTTCATGGAAGGTTTCCACCGCCGCTACATGGTGTCCAACCGGGTGATGAAGGCGTGGGCGCAGATGGTGCGGCCGCTCGACATCGAGATCATCGCCCCGCAGCATGGCGCGCTGTTTCCGGATGCGGCGATGTCGCGCCAGTTCATCGAGTGGTGCGCCGGGCTCGAATGCGGCATCGACCTGATCGCGCCATTGTTCAAGGTACCGGCGGGCTGA
- a CDS encoding thioesterase family protein has protein sequence MSDNAVPTPAAGGPFLSSIMQIEPQWIDYNGHLNMAYYNVMFDRAIDQIWAELGIGPAYMKERQGSTFTAECHVRYLREIHLGDPVVIAVWLIAADEKRLHTFEELRHAEEGWISATSENMSVHIDMTKRKVAPFPPDIQANISRVLQAHAALPRPDGLGRAISMPAKR, from the coding sequence ATGAGCGATAATGCAGTGCCTACGCCGGCTGCAGGTGGACCGTTCCTGTCGTCCATCATGCAGATCGAGCCGCAATGGATCGACTACAACGGCCATCTCAACATGGCCTATTACAACGTGATGTTCGACCGCGCGATCGACCAGATCTGGGCCGAGCTCGGCATCGGACCGGCCTACATGAAGGAGCGCCAGGGCTCGACCTTCACCGCCGAATGCCACGTGCGGTACTTGCGCGAGATCCATCTCGGCGATCCCGTTGTGATCGCCGTCTGGCTGATCGCCGCCGACGAGAAACGGCTGCATACGTTCGAGGAGCTGCGCCACGCCGAAGAAGGCTGGATCTCCGCGACGTCGGAGAACATGTCGGTGCACATCGACATGACCAAGCGCAAAGTCGCGCCGTTTCCGCCGGACATCCAGGCCAACATTTCCCGCGTGCTGCAGGCGCATGCCGCGCTGCCGCGACCGGACGGGCTCGGCCGCGCCATCAGCATGCCGGCGAAGCGATGA
- a CDS encoding OmpA family protein, producing MFLRKGPIGLALCWLIVACPGPAIRALEVSPSAQATPPLAAIAPPPTPVPLEDALSKAAHDLLSKFEDDAQGQLELVIDPLIDGVTRVQSTATLLEQQRITALIAANYPRIHTLPFTVASLLRKPLVLIGTLTPINNEGLPTGPRDAYRICLAIADLNSNTVVSKGVARALPDDVDPTPVPFFKDSPVYTKDPATEAYVRSCQGAKPGDAVDQTYTNHILASAQVNEAIEAYNAGRYKAALELYQTALRMDGGEQLRIYSGIYLSALKLGHTQLAMQAFDRLLDFGLKNSDRLAIKFLFKPGSTLFYTDPEVRAPYQAWIGKIARRTAANHVCLEVAGHTSATGYSGVNDRLSVLRAAYVKDQILAEDKGLAGRLIASGRGSREMIVGTGRDDPSDALDRRVELRIINCSS from the coding sequence GTGTTTCTTCGCAAGGGCCCGATCGGGCTCGCCCTTTGCTGGCTGATCGTCGCGTGTCCGGGTCCGGCGATCCGGGCGCTGGAGGTCTCGCCGTCGGCACAGGCAACGCCGCCATTGGCAGCGATCGCGCCTCCTCCAACGCCCGTGCCGCTCGAAGATGCGCTGTCGAAAGCGGCCCATGACCTGCTCTCCAAATTCGAGGACGACGCGCAGGGCCAGCTCGAACTGGTGATCGACCCGTTGATCGACGGCGTCACCCGGGTGCAATCGACGGCAACGTTGCTGGAGCAGCAGCGCATCACCGCGCTCATCGCGGCGAACTACCCCCGGATCCACACCCTGCCTTTCACGGTGGCGTCGCTGTTACGAAAGCCGCTCGTGCTGATCGGCACCCTGACTCCGATCAACAACGAGGGCCTGCCTACGGGTCCTCGGGACGCCTACCGGATCTGCCTTGCGATCGCCGATCTGAACAGTAACACTGTGGTCTCAAAAGGTGTCGCGCGCGCGCTGCCCGACGACGTCGATCCGACACCGGTCCCCTTCTTCAAGGACAGTCCGGTCTACACCAAGGACCCGGCCACCGAGGCCTATGTGAGAAGCTGCCAGGGCGCAAAGCCGGGCGACGCCGTCGACCAGACCTACACCAATCACATCCTCGCATCGGCTCAGGTCAACGAGGCAATCGAGGCCTACAATGCCGGCCGCTACAAGGCCGCGCTCGAGCTCTATCAGACCGCGCTACGGATGGACGGCGGCGAGCAGCTGCGCATCTACAGCGGAATCTACCTGTCCGCCCTCAAGCTCGGCCACACGCAACTCGCCATGCAGGCATTCGACCGGCTGCTCGATTTCGGGCTGAAGAACAGCGATCGGCTCGCGATCAAGTTCCTGTTCAAGCCGGGCTCGACGTTGTTCTACACCGATCCGGAGGTGCGCGCGCCCTATCAGGCCTGGATCGGCAAGATCGCGCGACGGACCGCCGCCAATCATGTCTGCCTCGAAGTGGCCGGTCATACCAGCGCGACGGGATATTCCGGCGTCAACGACCGGCTGTCCGTCCTGCGCGCCGCCTATGTCAAGGATCAGATCCTGGCCGAGGACAAAGGCCTCGCGGGCCGACTGATCGCCAGCGGCCGCGGGTCTCGCGAGATGATCGTCGGTACCGGCCGCGACGATCCGAGCGACGCACTCGACCGTCGTGTCGAGCTCAGGATCATCAATTGCTCGAGCTGA
- a CDS encoding roadblock/LC7 domain-containing protein — protein sequence MGRLASLLSRAHGPHEDELATPSTTADYFILLSRAMENLPESSAERRAEVYQSARQALVSQLEAMHPPVSRSRIKAEQRALDDAVDTIETRALTAEDAADSSLVPDTPPVSSSDPDRSPMFVSTAHDEAEDPVMAHSQFQSKFSPRAVEEKPMSRLDEINRVLRKLQSDSFGVEACALISEDGLMIASVLAADMEETRVAGMTATLLSLGGRAAMELGRSHLQEVIIRGESGYAVLVSAGRGALLLALTNENSKLGLTFFDMREAVRSLQKVL from the coding sequence ATGGGACGCCTCGCAAGCCTGCTGAGCCGCGCACATGGCCCGCACGAGGATGAGCTGGCCACACCGTCGACGACGGCCGACTACTTCATCCTGCTGTCGCGGGCGATGGAGAACCTGCCTGAGTCGAGCGCCGAGCGCCGCGCCGAAGTTTATCAATCGGCACGCCAGGCATTGGTCAGCCAGCTCGAGGCGATGCATCCGCCGGTGTCTCGCTCGCGCATCAAGGCCGAGCAGCGCGCGCTCGACGACGCCGTCGACACCATCGAGACACGCGCGCTGACGGCGGAGGACGCTGCCGATTCATCGCTGGTGCCGGACACCCCGCCTGTTTCCTCTTCCGATCCCGATCGTTCGCCCATGTTCGTTTCAACAGCTCACGATGAAGCCGAGGACCCCGTCATGGCTCACAGTCAGTTTCAGTCCAAGTTTTCCCCGCGCGCCGTCGAGGAGAAGCCGATGTCCCGACTCGATGAAATCAACCGTGTCCTGCGCAAGCTGCAGAGCGACTCGTTCGGCGTGGAAGCCTGCGCCTTGATCTCCGAGGACGGGCTGATGATCGCGAGCGTGCTCGCCGCCGACATGGAGGAGACGCGCGTCGCCGGCATGACCGCGACGCTTCTCTCGCTCGGCGGCCGCGCCGCGATGGAGCTCGGCCGCAGCCATCTGCAGGAGGTGATCATCCGCGGCGAATCCGGGTACGCGGTTCTGGTCAGCGCCGGCCGCGGCGCGCTGCTGCTCGCGCTGACCAATGAGAACAGCAAGCTGGGCCTGACCTTCTTCGACATGCGCGAGGCCGTCCGCTCGCTGCAGAAGGTGCTGTAG
- a CDS encoding NAD-dependent epimerase/dehydratase family protein codes for MKVLVTGGSGFIGHHLVSALVARGMDVRVLDIRSPTHMMAEAEYLEGSVLDADLVKRAVAGVDQVYHLAGLPGMWMPDREDFYRVNCVGTETVLAAARAGKVRRFLHCSTESILFDYPGSTNAAAAPTAPPADAMPGAYTRSKALAEARAMAAAADGFPVVVGTPTMPIGPHDSNLTPPSQMLRHFLDSRVQLYLDFIVNLVDVRDVAAGLILAMERGKVGDRYVFGGESLRLSRILELMATISGRKHVAISVPGGFAELSAGMLELISDRLTKQCPSGTAEGVRIARSASDLSIDKAKRELGYTPRPIEPTLRETIDFLLGTEQAKRLDEKQHPFRTAAE; via the coding sequence ATGAAAGTCCTCGTTACCGGCGGCAGCGGCTTCATCGGCCATCATCTCGTCTCTGCGCTCGTGGCGCGGGGGATGGACGTGCGCGTGCTCGACATCCGCTCGCCGACCCATATGATGGCCGAGGCGGAGTATCTTGAGGGCTCGGTGCTGGATGCCGACCTGGTGAAGCGGGCGGTCGCCGGGGTCGATCAGGTCTACCATCTCGCCGGGCTGCCCGGCATGTGGATGCCGGACCGCGAGGATTTCTACCGCGTGAACTGCGTCGGCACCGAAACCGTGCTGGCCGCGGCCCGCGCCGGTAAGGTGCGCCGCTTCCTGCATTGTTCCACCGAGTCGATTCTGTTCGACTACCCCGGCTCGACCAATGCAGCCGCGGCCCCCACGGCACCGCCGGCGGACGCGATGCCGGGCGCCTACACCCGATCCAAAGCGCTGGCCGAGGCCCGCGCCATGGCAGCAGCGGCGGACGGTTTCCCGGTCGTCGTCGGCACCCCAACGATGCCGATCGGGCCGCACGACAGCAACCTGACACCGCCTTCGCAGATGCTGCGGCACTTCCTCGACAGCCGGGTGCAGCTCTACCTCGATTTCATCGTCAATCTGGTCGATGTTCGCGACGTCGCGGCGGGTCTGATCCTGGCGATGGAGCGCGGCAAGGTCGGCGATCGTTACGTGTTCGGTGGCGAGAGCCTGCGTCTCAGCCGCATCCTCGAGCTGATGGCGACGATCAGCGGCCGCAAGCATGTGGCGATCTCCGTGCCTGGCGGTTTCGCCGAACTGTCGGCCGGCATGTTGGAGCTGATCTCCGACCGCCTCACCAAGCAGTGTCCGTCCGGCACGGCCGAAGGCGTGCGGATCGCCCGTTCGGCCTCTGACCTGTCGATCGACAAGGCCAAGCGGGAGCTCGGCTACACGCCCCGTCCGATCGAGCCGACCTTGCGCGAGACCATCGACTTCCTGCTCGGCACCGAGCAGGCCAAGCGGCTCGACGAGAAACAACACCCTTTTCGCACTGCGGCCGAATAG
- a CDS encoding OmpA family protein: protein MLAPSPNLACPPSAPRVDNCIVAGEDAPVWLAIAFAVAGTLIAVMSAALWQQAQAAPQAMAAVVMPQPTVAEPPPPQPESPVPLPAQIVAPPVPLPSAIPVEPPVPAATPIGRAEPPSIAKASTECFAPLAIAFERGSTRPNPADMKRALSILPKALSRHADATLLVEGHADANGSEDLNVLLSFSRAKAVAELLKKDGIPAQQLAVRAAGAGTARGDTEAAADDRKAVLRIAGVDDCDHVTEAKRP from the coding sequence ATGCTGGCGCCCTCCCCCAACCTCGCATGTCCGCCGTCCGCTCCGCGCGTCGACAACTGCATCGTGGCCGGCGAAGATGCGCCAGTCTGGCTCGCCATCGCCTTTGCCGTCGCGGGAACGCTGATCGCGGTAATGTCGGCCGCGCTCTGGCAACAGGCGCAGGCCGCGCCGCAAGCCATGGCCGCGGTCGTGATGCCGCAGCCGACCGTCGCCGAGCCTCCGCCTCCGCAGCCGGAGTCGCCGGTCCCCCTGCCCGCTCAGATCGTTGCTCCTCCGGTGCCACTTCCTTCAGCCATCCCGGTCGAGCCACCGGTCCCGGCCGCCACACCGATCGGCCGCGCCGAGCCGCCAAGCATCGCAAAGGCATCCACCGAGTGCTTCGCGCCGCTGGCGATCGCGTTCGAGCGCGGCAGCACGCGCCCCAATCCGGCCGATATGAAACGCGCGCTTTCGATCCTGCCGAAAGCGCTGTCGCGGCACGCCGACGCGACGCTGCTCGTCGAGGGCCATGCCGATGCCAACGGCAGCGAGGACCTCAACGTGCTCTTGAGCTTCTCGCGCGCCAAAGCCGTTGCGGAGCTCCTGAAGAAGGACGGCATTCCGGCGCAACAGCTGGCGGTCCGCGCCGCCGGCGCGGGCACGGCGCGCGGCGATACCGAAGCGGCCGCGGACGATCGCAAGGCCGTCCTGCGGATCGCCGGCGTCGACGATTGCGATCACGTCACGGAGGCCAAGCGACCATGA